One window of the Benincasa hispida cultivar B227 chromosome 3, ASM972705v1, whole genome shotgun sequence genome contains the following:
- the LOC120074699 gene encoding chaperone protein dnaJ 11, chloroplastic-like gives MLSASSPLTLPPLPLRSSPREFTRVRFRPPQAFSSTATASSTAYASREDTASPYLNLQRMASCTSLYEVLGIPSGASFQEIKSAYRRLARVCHPDVAAVDRKDSSATDFMKIHAAYSTLSDPEKRADYDRKLLRRFRPVASVRMASGFTGYTRRNWETDQCW, from the coding sequence ATGTTATCTGCCTCTTCTCCTCTTACTCTTCCGCCTCTTCCGCTCCGATCCTCCCCCCGGGAATTTACACGTGTCAGATTCCGGCCACCGCAGGCCTTCTCCTCCACCGCCACTGCTTCTTCCACTGCCTACGCCTCCAGAGAAGACACTGCCTCACCGTATCTTAACCTTCAAAGAATGGCTTCCTGCACTTCGCTTTACGAGGTCCTTGGAATCCCTTCCGGAGCTTCTTTTCAGGAGATCAAATCCGCGTACCGACGTCTTGCCAGAGTTTGTCACCCGGACGTGGCGGCCGTCGACAGGAAAGACTCCTCGGCCACCGATTTCATGAAGATCCACGCCGCGTATTCCACTCTGTCCGATCCTGAGAAACGCGCTGATTACGATCGGAAGCTTCTCCGTCGGTTTCGTCCTGTGGCGTCGGTGCGGATGGCTTCTGGTTTCACTGGATACACTCGCCGGAATTGGGAGACAGATCAGTGCTGGTAA